In one Pseudomonas sp. Bout1 genomic region, the following are encoded:
- a CDS encoding TolC family protein, with amino-acid sequence MNSKCYCTGWSLVAGLAASVLALPSFAAALTLDEALRLAENNAPSLTAQDAKIQAASSAAIPAGELPDPRLLLGVQNYPIGGPDRWSIDQDFMTMQVVGVRQEMPNSDKRKARIEVADAAIDRAAAERRVERLKVRQSTALAWINSYSVERKDALFQDFYKENRLLTDTVRAQIAGGRAQPADAVTPKQEAAQLAEQQDDLILQRAQARAALKRWIGSAANDKPVGSLPHWPVDTSGYAHKLQHHPELAAFAPMTREAQAKVREAVSEKQSDWSWELDYQRRGREFGDMVSVQFSWELPLFPDSRQNPKIAAKQAELSQLEAEREALSREHTQQLESELADYERLNRAVRRNQESLLPLAKEKVELSMASYRSGKGDLNAVVAARRELIEARLKQIDVEEQRALTSARLYFAYGESSQ; translated from the coding sequence ATGAACTCCAAGTGCTATTGCACAGGCTGGTCCCTCGTGGCCGGTCTGGCGGCAAGCGTACTGGCATTGCCGAGCTTCGCTGCCGCATTGACACTCGATGAAGCGTTGCGGCTGGCCGAAAACAATGCACCGTCGCTGACCGCACAAGACGCCAAAATTCAAGCTGCCAGCAGCGCGGCTATTCCAGCCGGTGAACTACCTGACCCCAGGCTACTGTTGGGTGTGCAGAACTACCCCATTGGCGGTCCGGATCGCTGGAGCATCGATCAGGACTTCATGACCATGCAAGTGGTCGGGGTCAGGCAAGAAATGCCCAACAGCGACAAGCGCAAAGCGCGCATAGAAGTGGCCGATGCGGCCATTGATCGCGCCGCTGCGGAGCGTCGAGTCGAACGTCTGAAAGTACGCCAGTCCACGGCGTTGGCCTGGATCAATAGCTACTCGGTTGAGCGCAAAGATGCGCTGTTCCAGGACTTCTACAAAGAAAACCGCCTGTTGACCGATACCGTCAGGGCCCAGATTGCCGGTGGCCGCGCTCAACCCGCCGATGCGGTGACGCCTAAGCAAGAAGCGGCTCAACTGGCGGAGCAACAGGACGATCTGATTCTCCAGAGAGCGCAGGCCCGAGCAGCCCTCAAACGCTGGATTGGCTCCGCCGCCAACGACAAGCCTGTGGGCAGCTTGCCGCATTGGCCCGTCGATACCTCCGGCTACGCCCATAAACTGCAACACCACCCCGAGTTGGCAGCGTTTGCGCCGATGACCCGCGAAGCGCAAGCCAAGGTTCGTGAAGCCGTGTCGGAGAAGCAGTCGGACTGGAGCTGGGAGCTGGATTATCAGCGTCGCGGCCGTGAGTTTGGCGATATGGTCAGCGTGCAATTTTCCTGGGAGCTGCCGCTGTTTCCTGACTCGCGCCAAAACCCCAAAATCGCAGCCAAACAGGCTGAACTCAGTCAGCTTGAGGCCGAGCGCGAAGCTCTGTCACGCGAGCACACTCAGCAACTAGAGAGCGAACTGGCCGACTATGAGCGCCTGAATCGTGCCGTGCGCCGAAACCAGGAAAGCCTGTTGCCGCTGGCCAAGGAAAAGGTCGAACTCAGCATGGCCAGTTATCGCTCGGGCAAAGGCGATTTAAACGCCGTTGTTGCTGCCCGACGTGAACTCATCGAGGCCCGCCTCAAACAGATCGACGTGGAAGAGCAGCGAGCGCTGACCAGTGCGCGGTTGTATTTTGCTTATGGGGAGTCCAGCCAATGA
- a CDS encoding heavy metal translocating P-type ATPase, producing MNQENKLKPVLRLHVQKKEECCGSDHQHGSVNAAEPKHHKEHGHDHEHEHEHAHDHADACCAHGTQATDGVAITKSSPAPKGTSRVRYRIDKMDCPTEERLIRNRLEPMAGIVRLDFNLLNRELTVHHRLDDPQPIVTALVALDMGPSLIEAGAAPSAVPPALSAKLKGLLAISGLAAIAAEVIAWTTGQEGSWPVMVLAALSILSAGLPTLKKGWIAVKNLTLNIYFLMSLAVVGALIIGKWPEAAMVVFLFAVAEAIEALSLERARNAIKSLTALAPETAEVMTDGGWKDHPVASVLLGSRIRVRTGSRVPLDARIDSGRAALDQAPITGESLPVDKQVGDPLYAGSIVTDGVVEATVTAVAGESTLARIAAAIQDAQSQRAPTQRFVDEFARYYTPAVVVLALLVAVLGPVLIGGTWGDWLYQALVLLVIACPCALVVSTPITVVSGLAAAAKHGILIKGGAYLESGRLLKVVALDKTGTLTQGKPVLTDNEPFGDLPIEMALQIAASLDEHSTHPVAKALVSGWKLQQPDAATLPVEDFGVLNGRGVKGNIDGQSWHLGNHRLVEELGVCSPALEARLSLLENAGKTVIVLCAASGPVAIFAVADTVRPESFAAVTALKALNVVPVMLTGDNPATAKSIAAQLGIQDARGNLMPEDKQAAVAELKRRFGTVGMVGDGVNDAPALAQADIGFAMGAAGTATALETADVAIMDDDPRKIADFISLSRRCASVLKQNIGLALGIKVVFLALALSGHATLWMAVFADMGASLLVVFNGLRLLRR from the coding sequence ATGAACCAGGAAAACAAGCTCAAGCCGGTCCTCCGTCTTCACGTACAGAAGAAAGAAGAGTGTTGCGGATCTGACCATCAACATGGGTCTGTTAATGCTGCTGAACCCAAGCATCACAAAGAACATGGTCACGACCATGAGCATGAGCATGAGCATGCTCACGATCATGCCGATGCGTGCTGTGCTCATGGCACGCAAGCTACTGATGGTGTTGCGATTACTAAGAGTAGCCCTGCCCCGAAAGGGACCAGTAGAGTTCGCTACCGCATCGATAAAATGGATTGCCCTACAGAGGAGCGCTTGATCCGCAACCGACTGGAGCCGATGGCCGGAATTGTTCGGCTCGACTTCAACCTCCTGAATCGTGAGTTGACCGTGCATCACCGCTTGGATGATCCGCAGCCAATCGTCACCGCATTAGTCGCGTTGGACATGGGGCCGAGCCTGATCGAAGCCGGTGCCGCGCCATCGGCGGTTCCCCCGGCCCTGAGCGCAAAACTAAAAGGATTGCTGGCCATCAGTGGCCTGGCTGCTATCGCCGCTGAAGTCATCGCGTGGACAACCGGACAAGAAGGTTCTTGGCCGGTTATGGTGCTTGCGGCTCTTTCCATTCTGAGCGCTGGTTTGCCCACCCTCAAAAAGGGTTGGATTGCAGTTAAGAACCTCACTCTGAACATCTATTTTCTGATGTCGTTGGCTGTCGTTGGTGCTCTCATCATCGGTAAATGGCCCGAAGCCGCGATGGTGGTTTTCCTTTTCGCCGTTGCTGAGGCTATCGAAGCACTTTCTCTGGAGCGCGCGCGGAACGCGATCAAGTCGCTGACCGCGTTGGCGCCAGAAACCGCTGAAGTCATGACTGATGGCGGCTGGAAAGACCATCCGGTGGCGAGTGTATTACTTGGTAGTCGTATTCGGGTTCGCACGGGTTCGCGAGTACCCTTGGATGCCCGCATAGACTCAGGTCGCGCCGCACTGGACCAAGCTCCAATTACCGGCGAAAGCCTACCTGTTGATAAGCAGGTCGGGGACCCACTTTACGCTGGCAGTATCGTTACCGACGGCGTGGTTGAAGCGACTGTGACGGCCGTAGCAGGAGAAAGTACTCTTGCTCGTATCGCGGCAGCCATACAAGACGCGCAGTCTCAACGAGCCCCTACTCAGCGATTTGTAGATGAGTTTGCACGTTATTACACCCCGGCTGTAGTGGTTCTTGCCCTCTTGGTCGCTGTCTTGGGCCCTGTACTGATCGGTGGAACCTGGGGCGATTGGCTTTATCAGGCCCTGGTCCTGTTAGTGATCGCCTGCCCATGTGCCTTGGTGGTTTCAACGCCAATTACCGTCGTCAGTGGGCTAGCCGCGGCTGCCAAGCATGGCATTTTGATTAAAGGCGGTGCATACCTTGAAAGCGGCCGACTACTTAAGGTTGTGGCGCTCGACAAGACCGGCACCTTGACCCAAGGCAAGCCGGTACTGACCGATAACGAGCCGTTTGGTGATCTGCCCATCGAGATGGCTTTGCAGATCGCAGCTAGCCTCGACGAACACAGTACACACCCAGTGGCGAAGGCCTTGGTCAGCGGATGGAAATTACAGCAACCGGATGCGGCGACTCTGCCGGTTGAGGACTTCGGCGTACTCAACGGTCGTGGCGTCAAAGGCAATATCGACGGTCAATCGTGGCACCTGGGTAACCACCGCTTGGTTGAAGAGTTGGGCGTATGCTCGCCGGCCCTTGAGGCCCGATTGTCGCTACTGGAAAACGCAGGAAAAACTGTAATCGTGCTCTGCGCGGCCAGCGGTCCAGTAGCGATTTTTGCTGTGGCTGACACCGTAAGGCCTGAAAGCTTTGCTGCCGTAACTGCTCTGAAAGCGTTGAATGTCGTACCGGTGATGCTCACGGGTGACAACCCTGCAACCGCCAAGTCCATCGCCGCTCAGCTCGGCATACAGGATGCACGCGGAAACCTCATGCCGGAGGATAAACAAGCCGCCGTCGCTGAACTCAAACGCCGCTTTGGTACTGTTGGCATGGTGGGCGATGGTGTGAACGATGCTCCAGCATTGGCGCAAGCCGACATTGGTTTTGCGATGGGGGCCGCAGGGACTGCCACAGCCCTTGAAACGGCTGATGTCGCCATCATGGATGACGACCCACGCAAGATTGCTGATTTTATTAGCCTGAGTCGTCGATGTGCCTCTGTTTTGAAGCAAAACATCGGACTGGCCTTGGGTATCAAAGTTGTATTTTTGGCGCTTGCATTGTCCGGCCACGCTACGTTGTGGATGGCTGTTTTCGCCGATATGGGAGCGAGCCTGCTGGTCGTATTCAACGGACTGCGGCTACTGCGTCGGTGA
- a CDS encoding zf-TFIIB domain-containing protein, producing MTERQSIEIDYCPQCRGVWLDRGELDKIIERSQQQEAVRFLPQNPIPPVQNAPPAVQPGYSQHGDSQAHGDQRGSHGGGWREGGHQSGHQSHGGHQNQSGHQGQQSYRKKSFLQEMFD from the coding sequence ATGACTGAGCGCCAAAGCATCGAAATTGATTATTGCCCTCAATGCCGTGGCGTTTGGCTCGACCGAGGTGAACTCGACAAGATCATCGAGCGCAGCCAACAACAGGAGGCCGTTAGGTTTCTTCCACAGAACCCAATTCCACCCGTACAGAATGCTCCTCCAGCAGTACAACCCGGTTACAGCCAGCATGGAGATAGCCAAGCTCATGGAGATCAGCGAGGAAGTCACGGTGGCGGTTGGAGAGAAGGTGGCCACCAGAGCGGCCATCAAAGTCATGGTGGACATCAAAACCAGAGTGGGCATCAGGGGCAACAGTCGTACCGCAAAAAATCATTTTTGCAGGAGATGTTCGATTAA
- a CDS encoding cation diffusion facilitator family transporter codes for MSSGHSHGQVRAGHEKLLWIALTLTTSFMVAEVIGAFVTGSLALLSDAAHMLTDVAALAISLVAIHIAKRSADRKRTFGYARFEILAATFNAVLLFLVAMYIVYEAYLRLKVPAEIQSTGMLVIAVFGLIVNLVSMRLLSAASGESLNVKGAYLEVWSDMVGSIGVIIAALLIRFTGWTWVDSLVAAGIGFWVLPRTWSLLKESMNILLQGVPEGIDIEKVEATLYGIEGVKNIHDLHIWALTSGKSVMSVHLVADSASRSEQAILAEVTSLMSDKFHISHTTVQMEGSDFHDQLADDHEGMVH; via the coding sequence ATGAGTTCAGGACACAGTCACGGCCAAGTACGCGCCGGTCACGAAAAGTTGCTGTGGATCGCACTCACCCTGACGACAAGCTTTATGGTCGCGGAGGTCATTGGAGCTTTTGTCACCGGCAGCCTGGCCTTATTATCCGACGCGGCCCACATGCTGACGGACGTTGCGGCTTTGGCGATATCCTTGGTCGCTATTCATATAGCCAAACGCTCTGCGGATAGGAAGCGGACCTTCGGGTACGCACGATTTGAAATACTTGCAGCCACCTTCAATGCGGTCTTGCTGTTTTTAGTCGCTATGTACATCGTTTATGAAGCGTATCTGCGACTTAAAGTCCCGGCGGAAATCCAGTCGACTGGCATGTTGGTCATTGCGGTGTTCGGGCTCATCGTCAACCTTGTTTCAATGCGCCTACTGAGTGCTGCCAGTGGGGAAAGCCTCAATGTGAAGGGCGCTTATTTAGAGGTCTGGAGCGATATGGTGGGGTCTATTGGCGTCATCATCGCAGCTCTTTTGATCCGTTTCACCGGCTGGACTTGGGTTGATTCACTTGTCGCGGCTGGCATCGGGTTCTGGGTGCTGCCCAGGACTTGGTCATTGCTCAAGGAAAGCATGAACATATTGCTGCAAGGGGTTCCAGAGGGCATCGATATTGAGAAGGTAGAGGCAACGCTTTATGGCATTGAGGGGGTCAAGAATATCCACGATTTGCATATCTGGGCTTTGACCAGTGGTAAAAGTGTTATGAGCGTCCATCTTGTCGCTGACTCGGCTTCCCGCAGCGAGCAAGCTATCTTGGCTGAAGTAACCAGCCTTATGAGTGATAAGTTCCACATCAGCCATACTACCGTCCAAATGGAAGGATCTGATTTTCACGATCAACTGGCTGACGATCATGAGGGTATGGTCCACTAA
- a CDS encoding ATP-dependent zinc protease, with translation MVRNILSYSGLALFLAFVAQPAFSTPANPERVYGWIEEGILLPENIAVKVKLDTGALTSSMDAKDLERFRKNGEEWVRFNVKVKDTKTKKVSNALFERRVERNVKVRGAGGAEHRPVVMMTMCIGDKIYKEEFSLKDRGDMNYPVLIGRKTLGVLGAVDVSRTFTNEPNCN, from the coding sequence ATGGTCAGAAATATTTTAAGTTATTCTGGGCTGGCTTTGTTTTTGGCTTTTGTTGCGCAGCCAGCTTTTTCAACACCTGCTAATCCAGAAAGGGTATACGGGTGGATTGAGGAAGGAATACTTTTACCAGAAAATATTGCTGTGAAAGTAAAGTTAGATACAGGGGCTCTTACATCCTCGATGGATGCGAAAGACTTAGAACGATTCCGTAAAAATGGAGAGGAATGGGTTCGTTTCAACGTTAAAGTAAAAGACACAAAAACTAAGAAGGTGAGTAACGCACTCTTCGAGCGACGCGTCGAAAGAAATGTAAAGGTTCGAGGCGCCGGTGGCGCTGAACATCGTCCAGTAGTCATGATGACGATGTGCATAGGTGATAAAATTTATAAGGAAGAGTTTTCACTGAAGGATCGAGGCGACATGAACTACCCCGTATTGATTGGTCGCAAAACTTTGGGGGTCTTGGGCGCGGTCGATGTTTCACGCACATTCACTAACGAACCAAACTGTAATTAA
- a CDS encoding phosphoethanolamine transferase: MNNKVPIRSWEITLGSNQLILAVSTWLLLFSNWPFWRAVWQGVGGLQDGNTIFVLSLPWFVLIWLYVLLSVMAWGRLIKPVLAIVLLVAAATSYFMNSYGIVIDYSMLTNVMQTDSSEATELLNSDLLLWMLGFGVMPVLVITRVRLIQRSWSRALAHRFMGVAVALTCLAIVVFTLYQSYASLMRNHRELRLMLVPSNVVSAIHGYTRRQLAVPAELKTIGADARREEATAGVRKPRLTVLMVGETARSANFSLNGYSRDTNPELASRGVLSFTNVSSCGTATAVSLPCMFLDVGKEGYKDGMALRREGLLDVLQRAGVSVLWRDNNSGCKGICDRVPNEKLNNQKSTGLCRADECYDEVLLQDLQAYLDQQQRDSIVVLHMKGSHGPSYSKRYPPAFERFGPVCDNNQLERCTRESIVSAYDNSLGYTDYVLGQTIDLLKRNAERFDTAMLYVSDHGESLGENGLYLHGLPYAMAPSEQTSIPMVIWISKNMQSRQTLDSQCLKDQRDVSLSHDNLFHSILGLMGIQTTAYRPELDLFSTCQSKASTPLKLAQTFERQSMKTPK; the protein is encoded by the coding sequence ATGAATAACAAAGTACCAATTCGCAGTTGGGAAATCACACTCGGCAGCAATCAGTTAATTCTTGCAGTTTCGACTTGGCTTCTATTGTTTAGTAACTGGCCATTTTGGCGTGCTGTCTGGCAAGGCGTGGGAGGCCTACAAGACGGAAACACCATATTCGTGCTTAGCCTGCCTTGGTTCGTGTTGATTTGGCTCTACGTATTACTCAGCGTGATGGCTTGGGGACGATTGATAAAACCTGTGCTAGCTATCGTGTTGCTGGTTGCGGCAGCAACGAGTTACTTTATGAATAGCTATGGCATAGTAATTGATTACAGCATGCTAACGAATGTGATGCAGACGGACAGCTCCGAAGCCACGGAGCTGTTGAACTCGGATCTACTGCTGTGGATGCTGGGCTTTGGTGTTATGCCGGTGCTGGTTATCACTCGAGTCCGTTTGATTCAAAGATCGTGGTCCCGCGCACTTGCTCATCGATTCATGGGGGTGGCGGTAGCGCTCACCTGCTTGGCGATCGTCGTATTTACGCTTTATCAATCCTATGCATCGCTGATGCGTAATCATCGCGAACTCAGGTTGATGTTGGTTCCGTCGAATGTGGTTTCGGCAATTCATGGGTACACGCGTCGCCAGCTAGCAGTTCCCGCCGAATTAAAAACCATTGGTGCTGATGCCCGCCGTGAAGAAGCTACTGCTGGTGTACGCAAACCACGGCTAACGGTACTGATGGTGGGTGAAACCGCCAGGTCCGCGAATTTCTCCCTCAATGGCTATTCCCGGGATACCAATCCGGAATTGGCCAGTCGTGGTGTCTTAAGTTTTACCAATGTCAGCTCATGTGGAACAGCTACGGCCGTTTCCTTACCCTGCATGTTTCTGGATGTGGGTAAAGAAGGCTACAAAGACGGTATGGCGTTGCGCAGAGAAGGACTATTAGACGTGTTGCAGCGGGCCGGCGTATCGGTCCTGTGGAGAGACAATAATTCGGGTTGCAAAGGCATTTGCGACCGAGTACCAAATGAAAAATTGAACAATCAGAAATCGACGGGATTATGTAGAGCTGACGAGTGTTACGACGAAGTCTTATTGCAAGATTTACAAGCCTACTTGGATCAACAGCAGCGGGATTCAATCGTGGTGCTACACATGAAAGGCAGTCACGGCCCATCCTATTCCAAGCGCTATCCACCGGCGTTCGAACGATTCGGTCCCGTTTGCGATAATAATCAACTTGAACGTTGTACGCGCGAAAGCATTGTCAGTGCCTATGATAACAGCCTCGGTTATACGGACTATGTACTTGGGCAAACGATCGACCTGCTAAAGCGTAACGCTGAGCGTTTTGATACGGCGATGCTTTATGTCTCTGATCACGGTGAGTCCCTCGGCGAGAATGGGCTTTACTTGCACGGACTTCCTTATGCCATGGCTCCCAGCGAGCAGACTAGTATCCCCATGGTAATCTGGATCTCCAAAAACATGCAGTCGCGTCAAACCCTCGACTCCCAATGTTTGAAGGATCAGCGAGACGTATCACTGTCCCATGACAACTTATTCCATTCTATATTGGGGTTGATGGGTATTCAAACTACAGCATATCGCCCAGAGCTTGATCTGTTCAGTACCTGCCAGTCCAAAGCGTCAACACCGTTAAAGCTCGCGCAGACATTTGAGCGTCAATCAATGAAAACACCGAAATAA
- a CDS encoding heavy metal response regulator transcription factor, whose translation MRILIIEDEPKTAHYLHQGLTESGFIVDCVASGIDGLRLVCQQAYDLVVLDANLPQRDDWGLLVSIRKVTISPIMILTVKGSLEEKIKGFDLGADDYMVKPIEFPELLARVRTLMRRAVLSALPDVLCVGDLELDLGRHRTFRGEQRIELTTKEFALLYLLMRQTGTALSRTQIMSSVWGRSADCDTNVVEVSMRRLRAKIDDPFNNKLIHTLRGVGYVLEKRDQ comes from the coding sequence ATGCGTATTTTGATAATAGAAGACGAGCCGAAAACTGCCCATTATTTGCACCAGGGGCTGACCGAAAGCGGATTTATCGTTGATTGCGTCGCCAGCGGAATCGATGGCTTACGCTTGGTCTGCCAACAGGCTTATGATCTTGTAGTGCTTGACGCAAACCTACCGCAACGTGACGATTGGGGCCTACTTGTAAGTATTCGCAAGGTCACTATTTCGCCCATCATGATACTTACCGTTAAAGGTAGTCTGGAGGAAAAAATCAAGGGTTTCGACCTAGGCGCGGACGATTACATGGTCAAACCAATTGAGTTTCCAGAGCTGCTGGCCCGAGTACGCACTCTGATGCGTCGCGCTGTATTGTCGGCATTGCCCGACGTGCTGTGTGTCGGGGACCTGGAACTCGATCTTGGTAGACACCGGACCTTCCGAGGCGAGCAGCGGATTGAGCTGACCACCAAGGAGTTCGCCCTGCTATACCTCTTGATGCGCCAGACTGGTACGGCGCTGTCGCGCACGCAAATCATGTCCTCTGTCTGGGGGCGGAGTGCTGATTGCGACACCAATGTTGTTGAAGTGTCGATGAGAAGGCTTCGGGCCAAGATTGATGATCCTTTCAACAACAAGCTAATCCATACCTTGCGCGGTGTTGGATATGTTCTCGAAAAGCGTGATCAATGA
- a CDS encoding DUF2790 domain-containing protein: MSLLKLSIVALTQSLPSIEFAESRGDRNVVNAMEANQKAMAAYAAQKGKTAPEIQKYHYRMKFDIAKVVSMTPPIRSCNIVPFRMTYEDSAGKLHTIEYQIIGVCRNTHE, from the coding sequence ATGAGTCTGTTAAAACTAAGTATTGTTGCACTGACGCAATCATTGCCTTCGATAGAATTCGCTGAAAGCCGTGGTGATCGCAACGTTGTCAACGCCATGGAAGCAAATCAGAAAGCAATGGCCGCCTACGCTGCGCAAAAAGGCAAGACCGCTCCGGAAATTCAGAAATATCACTATAGAATGAAGTTTGATATCGCAAAAGTGGTGAGTATGACCCCACCAATTCGCTCTTGCAACATTGTACCTTTTCGAATGACCTATGAGGACTCAGCTGGAAAGCTTCACACTATTGAATACCAAATTATTGGTGTGTGTCGTAACACGCACGAATGA
- a CDS encoding heavy metal sensor histidine kinase, with protein sequence MKSASLSMRLGLAVSIMGALLVLFLAVLAFLALTHELDKLSKDNLSEKMRQIEHSLSLYEKPVDINIKPHVLLDQVMGHDHLNLTIYDLINMRTPLLKSGFGLTDPRAELKAAGAATDKVSYSRSTNDQGRHFLTASRLIRLPNGTNVAVLLSLDCANDEALLSTYLSSTIMALPLLLLLIGLSAWAVVKRGLAPLREFRKVAAMISAQDLSHRLSVVKMPQELSELAHGINFMLHRLDSDVQQLSQFSDDLAHELRAPISNLMGKAQVTLSRERPAEEYKAVLESSTEELGRVARIVSDMLFLAQVSHPAALVPFETIALEDEALKVINLFSLSAEDKQISVSVTGRGSTIGDRLMIQRAISNLMSNAIRHCPVGQAITITIEVHATEVSLHVANRGAGIEPQHLPHLFDRFYRVDTHHSRAGGSTGLGLAIVKSIMSLHQGVAEVNSRPGKITTFKLGFPNIHGHTNW encoded by the coding sequence ATGAAGTCGGCAAGCCTGTCGATGCGGCTGGGTTTGGCGGTGAGTATCATGGGCGCATTGTTGGTGTTATTTCTGGCGGTTCTTGCGTTCCTCGCGCTAACGCATGAGTTAGATAAACTGTCAAAAGACAACTTGAGCGAGAAAATGCGGCAAATCGAGCACAGTCTTTCGCTGTATGAAAAACCTGTCGACATCAACATTAAACCGCACGTTTTGCTGGATCAGGTGATGGGGCATGACCACCTCAACCTTACCATTTATGACCTGATAAATATGAGGACGCCGCTCTTGAAGTCAGGCTTTGGCTTGACGGACCCCAGGGCGGAGTTGAAGGCGGCAGGGGCTGCCACCGACAAGGTGTCGTACTCCCGAAGCACCAATGATCAGGGCCGGCACTTCCTGACTGCATCCAGACTGATCCGCTTGCCGAACGGTACGAATGTCGCCGTATTGCTGTCGCTTGATTGCGCCAACGATGAAGCGCTGCTCAGCACATATCTAAGCTCGACGATCATGGCCTTGCCGTTGCTGCTGCTACTTATCGGCCTCAGTGCCTGGGCAGTGGTAAAACGGGGGCTCGCGCCGCTGCGGGAGTTTCGCAAGGTGGCCGCCATGATCTCTGCTCAGGACCTCAGCCATCGACTCTCGGTGGTCAAGATGCCGCAGGAGCTCAGCGAACTGGCCCATGGCATCAACTTCATGCTGCACCGACTAGACAGCGATGTTCAGCAGTTGTCGCAGTTCTCCGATGACTTGGCCCACGAACTACGAGCACCCATTTCCAACCTGATGGGCAAAGCCCAGGTGACGTTGTCCCGGGAGAGGCCGGCCGAGGAGTACAAAGCGGTTTTGGAGTCCTCCACCGAAGAGCTTGGGCGCGTAGCCCGGATTGTCTCGGACATGCTTTTCCTGGCACAGGTCAGTCATCCCGCTGCGCTGGTCCCGTTTGAGACCATTGCTCTGGAGGATGAAGCCTTGAAGGTCATCAATCTGTTTTCACTGTCGGCGGAAGATAAACAGATCAGCGTGAGCGTTACTGGCAGGGGGTCGACCATTGGTGATCGGTTGATGATTCAGCGGGCAATTTCCAACCTGATGTCCAATGCAATCCGCCATTGCCCAGTAGGCCAAGCCATCACAATCACCATCGAAGTCCATGCCACAGAAGTCTCGCTACATGTAGCCAACCGAGGCGCAGGTATTGAACCTCAACACCTACCGCACTTATTCGATCGCTTTTATCGAGTTGACACTCATCATTCGCGCGCTGGAGGAAGTACCGGGCTTGGTTTAGCCATTGTGAAATCAATCATGAGTTTGCATCAGGGAGTCGCAGAAGTTAATAGCCGCCCGGGTAAGATCACGACCTTCAAGCTGGGTTTTCCAAACATCCATGGACACACCAACTGGTGA
- a CDS encoding heavy metal response regulator transcription factor — MRMLVVEDELKTAEYLHQGLTESGYIVDRAANGTDGLHLARQQTYDLVILDVDLPQLDGWGVLERLRQSSNTRVMMLTARGRLADKIRGLDLGADDYLVKPFEFPELLARVRTLMRRSEQVSVPEVLKVADLELDQGRHRAFRGEQRIDLTTKEFALLHLLMRQSGEVLSRTQIISLVWDMNFDCDTNVVEVSIRRLRAKIDDPFDKKLIHTLRGVGYVLEARE; from the coding sequence ATGCGAATGCTTGTAGTTGAGGATGAGCTTAAAACTGCCGAATACCTGCATCAGGGTTTGACTGAAAGCGGCTATATAGTAGACCGCGCGGCGAATGGTACGGATGGACTTCACCTTGCGCGTCAACAAACCTACGACTTGGTAATACTTGACGTCGATCTACCACAACTTGATGGCTGGGGTGTGCTCGAGCGACTGCGCCAAAGCAGTAACACCCGGGTCATGATGCTAACCGCTCGCGGGCGCCTGGCGGACAAGATCCGCGGCCTGGACCTGGGTGCCGATGACTATCTGGTCAAGCCATTCGAATTTCCGGAACTGTTGGCCCGGGTACGAACTTTAATGCGTCGCAGCGAACAAGTTTCCGTCCCTGAGGTCTTGAAAGTCGCCGATCTGGAACTCGACCAGGGCCGCCATAGGGCCTTCCGGGGCGAGCAGCGTATCGACCTGACGACCAAGGAATTTGCTTTGCTGCACCTTTTGATGCGCCAGTCGGGTGAGGTGCTTTCCCGCACTCAGATCATTTCATTGGTCTGGGACATGAACTTCGACTGCGACACCAATGTGGTCGAGGTTTCAATCCGCCGCCTGAGGGCCAAGATTGATGATCCTTTTGACAAGAAGCTAATCCATACCCTGCGCGGCGTTGGCTATGTACTGGAGGCCCGGGAATGA